Proteins encoded together in one Camelina sativa cultivar DH55 chromosome 9, Cs, whole genome shotgun sequence window:
- the LOC104710811 gene encoding cytochrome P450 85A2, protein MGMMMMILGLLVIIVCICSALLRWNQMRYSKKGLPPGTMGWPIFGETTEFLKQGPDFMKNQRLRYGSFFKSHILGCPTIVSMDAELNRYILMNESKGLVAGYPQSMLDILGTCNIAAVHGPSHRLMRGSLLSLISPAMMKDHLLPKIDDFMRNYLCGWDDLEAVDIQEKTKHMAFLSSLLQIAETLKKPEVEEYRTEFFKLAVGTLSVPIDLPGTNYRCGIQARNNIDRLLTELMQKRRESGETFTDMLGYLMKKEDNRYLLTDKEIRDQVVTILYSGYETVSTTSMMALKYLHDHPKALDELRREHLAIRERKRPDEPLTLDDIKSMKFTRAVIFETSRLATIVNGVLRKTTHDLELNGYLIPKGWRIYVYTREINYDTSLYEDPMIFNPWRWMEKSLESKSYFLLFGGGARLCPGKELGISEVSSFLHYFVTKYRWEEKGGEKLMVFPRVSAPKGYHLKCSPY, encoded by the exons atgggcatgatgatgatgattttgggTCTTCTTGTGATCATTGTTTGCATCTGTTCTGCTCTTCTCCGATGGAACCAGATGCGATATTCCAAGAAAGGTCTTCCTCCTGGTACCATGGGCTGGCCAATTTTTGGTGAAACCACTGAGTTTCTCAAACAAGGTCCAGATTTCATGAAAAACCAAAGACTAAG ATATGGTAGTTTCTTCAAATCTCACATTCTTGGTTGCCCAACAATAGTCTCAATGGACGCAGAGCTAAACAGATACATTCTAATGAATGAATCAAAAGGACTAGTCGCTGGTTATCCACAATCTATGCTCGATATCCTTGGGACATGCAACATAGCCGCGGTTCATGGCCCGAGCCACCGGCTCATGAGAGGGTCGTTGCTCTCTCTAATAAGCCCGGCTATGATGAAAGACCATCTCTTGCCTAAGATTGATGATTTCATGAGAAACTATCTTTGTGGTTGGGATGACCTCGAGGCAGTTGATATCCAAGAAAAGACCAAACAT ATGGCATTTTTATCATCGTTGTTACAAATAGCTGAGACTTTGAAAAAACCAGAGGTTGAAGAATATCGAACAGAGTTTTTCAAGCTTGCTGTAGGAACACTATCGGTACCGATTGATCTCCCGGGAACGAATTACCGCTGCGGAATCCAA GCAAGAAACAACATAGATAGGTTATTGACAGAGCTTATGCAAAAACGAAGAGAGTCTGGAGAGACTTTCACAGATATGTTGGGTTACttgatgaagaaggaagataacCGATACTTGTTAACTGATAAGGAGATAAGAGATCAAGTGGTAACGATCTTGTATTCGGGTTATGAGACTGTCTCTACAACCTCCATGATGGCTCTTAAGTATCTCCATGATCATCCAAAAGCTCTTGATGAACTCAGG AGAGAACATTTGgctataagagagagaaaacgacCTGACGAACCGCTCACTCTCGACGATATTAAATCGATGAAATTCACACGAGCT GTCATCTTTGAGACATCAAGATTGGCAACGATTGTTAACGGTGTCTTGAGGAAaactactcatgacttggaactCAACG GTTATTTAATCCCAAAAGGTTGGAGAATTTATGTATACACTAGAGAGATTAACTATGATACATCTCTGTATGAAGATCCAATGATCTTTAACCCATGGAGATGGAtg GAAAAGAGTTTAGAATCAAAGAGCTATTTTTTACTCTTTGGAGGTGGAGCAAGACTTTGCCCTGGCAAAgaacttggaatctctgaaGTGTCAAGCTTTCTTCACTACTTTGTTACAAAATACAG ATGGGAGGAGAAAGGAGGAGAGAAACTAATGGTCTTTCCAAGAGTTTCTGCACCAAAAGGATACCATCTTAAGTGCTCGCCTTACTGA